The Vanessa cardui chromosome 9, ilVanCard2.1, whole genome shotgun sequence genome has a window encoding:
- the LOC124532635 gene encoding centrosomal protein 20: protein MNDNQTITEKELLDAIKNLLRKSGQLNKFQAEMRAKVTEILQQRQMSLNPGFKSLGAPKATDEVLLVNELVKEYLEWNGYLYTASVMTSEAAMPTVKRTRAELCAEVGVKDDERSSTLPLLSNIVAAYTERIKRKINRIRKDTH from the exons ATGAACGATAATCAGACAATTACCGAAAAAGAGCTTTTGGAcgcaataaaaaatcttttgaggAAGAGCGGTCAGCTGAATAAATTTCAAGCAGAG ATGCGAGCAAAAGTTACAGAAATTCTCCAACAGAGACAAATGTCATTAAACCCTGGATTCAAAAGTTTGGGTGCACCAAAGGCGACCGACGAAGTTTTGTTAGTCAATGAGCTTGTTAAGGAATACTTGGAGTGGAATGGGTACCTCTACACCGCCTCCGTGATGACATCAGAGGCAGCTATGCCGACTGTAAAGAGGACTAGGGCGGAATTATGTGCAGAGGTCGGTGTTAAAGATGACGAGAGGTCATCAACGTTACCTCTACTCTCGAACATCGTCGCTGCTTACACGGAAAGAATTAAACGTAAAATTAATAGAATCAGAAAGGACACTCACTAA